Proteins encoded by one window of Burkholderia plantarii:
- a CDS encoding type I restriction enzyme HsdR N-terminal domain-containing protein, producing the protein MPHAKQDQQVLSSVRPEAELESRLAAALSTAFPNIPREQLTEQRRFTVRLGRETHEFDSAAEWEKTGRADVIIFHGERALAVVELKREDLELTHADYQQAQSYANQLTPRPPLVVVTNGQTTLIYDANTGQPWSGEQDAATEVARLLTNAAKLASSEMRWATEALMGREIGVWVPIVRSATARLLDEMTNPPGQSDRPFAQLLLFPRLSTFAAKKSALAGTTFTFVEGAAQSGKSSCLRELALRNRDSEDLAILLLRGSGPGLFQSLANLFATELEWNLTANDARQWLRRMSTGPTGPALLLAIDDVEPGTRMAEDLEELASLRPGEKLNVILTTDRAEQLTKASNGRTQTAMGTQAEVIEIGPLGLEEFQAAQRNLAKHKIYFQQGAEYTEDYRAPWVLRTIYDDAARDPRHQDPDSTLLLPPALGLELMNAARRSYAEQDDLLRGYRVLARCSLADAGARSAELALAAASGFVVRQDALSDEARHVVAELKSKGAVRTYRHAGREDVVVPTIPAAFLLEFADAVGDELARRAEINPEEAGTWLGHRLAGVYLGDLVGAQAICSMAEKTGGFSSGIISGLLAIEPTEEPVEDALVAMAAPDGRLIYLKIEDGKAWLSNRHGDVSGEPVDLGAERSRTYGNTTAWMILGQFARLPTARVDDDSQRMDAWVLLNIGQCPFLLLRANEEGLGHLEHDLGDHGRVLCHDQSPIEAATQAMADLLSRPWTHVDTWVDAAIETGSLPLLHRLIIALRTVRLRNIPDLSDWANDVLRDRVLPEHTAALRALADGEDEGVA; encoded by the coding sequence CCGAACAACGGCGGTTCACAGTACGCCTAGGTCGCGAAACGCATGAATTCGATAGCGCAGCCGAATGGGAGAAGACCGGGCGAGCGGATGTGATCATCTTTCATGGTGAGCGAGCGCTCGCCGTGGTGGAGCTTAAGCGCGAGGATCTCGAACTCACGCATGCGGACTATCAGCAAGCGCAAAGCTACGCAAACCAACTGACTCCACGGCCTCCCCTTGTAGTTGTCACGAATGGACAGACAACCCTTATCTACGACGCCAATACAGGCCAACCGTGGTCCGGCGAGCAAGACGCCGCGACTGAGGTAGCCCGTTTGCTTACCAATGCTGCCAAGTTGGCGTCGTCGGAGATGCGGTGGGCGACTGAAGCTTTGATGGGGCGGGAAATTGGTGTCTGGGTGCCTATCGTGCGATCGGCAACAGCTAGGCTGCTGGACGAGATGACTAATCCACCTGGTCAGTCCGATCGCCCCTTCGCCCAACTTCTGCTGTTTCCTCGTCTCTCTACTTTTGCCGCAAAGAAGTCAGCGTTGGCTGGTACGACATTCACCTTCGTCGAAGGTGCGGCGCAGAGCGGAAAGAGCAGTTGTCTGCGTGAGCTTGCTTTACGCAATCGCGATAGCGAAGACTTGGCCATCTTGTTGTTGCGGGGATCAGGGCCTGGGCTATTTCAGTCATTGGCGAATCTATTCGCTACTGAGCTTGAGTGGAATCTCACTGCCAACGATGCTCGCCAGTGGTTGCGAAGGATGTCGACCGGGCCAACAGGGCCGGCCCTCTTGCTTGCAATCGACGATGTGGAGCCGGGCACGCGGATGGCTGAGGATTTGGAGGAGTTGGCAAGCCTACGGCCGGGCGAGAAACTCAACGTTATCTTAACCACCGACCGTGCAGAGCAGCTAACCAAGGCCTCAAACGGCCGTACCCAGACGGCGATGGGAACCCAAGCAGAGGTGATCGAGATCGGTCCCTTGGGCCTAGAAGAGTTTCAGGCAGCGCAACGCAATCTCGCCAAGCACAAGATTTACTTCCAGCAGGGCGCGGAGTACACAGAGGATTACCGTGCGCCGTGGGTACTTCGCACGATTTACGACGATGCTGCCCGTGATCCGCGACATCAAGACCCGGATAGCACCTTGCTTCTTCCGCCGGCGCTCGGCCTAGAACTCATGAACGCGGCGCGCCGGAGCTATGCGGAGCAAGATGATCTGCTTCGCGGTTACCGCGTGCTTGCGCGTTGCAGTCTTGCAGATGCGGGTGCCCGTTCGGCTGAACTTGCTTTGGCGGCAGCAAGTGGCTTTGTTGTGCGACAGGATGCGCTTTCCGACGAAGCCCGCCATGTGGTAGCCGAACTCAAATCCAAGGGCGCCGTCCGCACCTATCGTCACGCGGGCAGGGAAGATGTTGTGGTGCCTACCATTCCTGCTGCATTTCTCTTAGAGTTTGCCGACGCCGTCGGTGATGAACTCGCGCGGCGCGCCGAAATAAATCCAGAGGAGGCCGGTACTTGGCTTGGTCACCGCTTGGCTGGGGTCTATCTCGGGGATTTGGTCGGTGCACAGGCGATTTGCAGCATGGCGGAGAAGACGGGTGGATTCAGCTCTGGAATCATCAGCGGCCTTCTCGCCATTGAGCCTACGGAGGAACCCGTCGAAGATGCACTGGTTGCTATGGCCGCGCCGGATGGCCGGTTGATTTACCTGAAGATTGAAGATGGGAAGGCTTGGCTGTCGAATCGGCACGGTGACGTCAGTGGCGAACCCGTTGATCTCGGAGCGGAGCGCTCGCGCACGTATGGCAACACGACGGCTTGGATGATCCTTGGACAATTTGCCCGGCTCCCAACGGCAAGGGTAGATGACGACAGTCAGCGCATGGACGCTTGGGTGCTGCTGAACATCGGCCAGTGCCCGTTCCTCTTGCTACGGGCAAACGAAGAAGGGCTGGGCCATCTTGAACACGACCTAGGCGACCACGGTCGAGTTCTTTGTCACGATCAAAGCCCCATCGAGGCCGCGACGCAGGCAATGGCCGATCTTCTTTCGCGTCCTTGGACGCATGTGGACACCTGGGTGGACGCTGCGATCGAAACCGGGTCTCTACCACTCCTACATCGTTTAATAATTGCATTGCGTACAGTGCGGCTGCGCAACATCCCCGATCTTTCCGACTGGGCCAATGATGTACTCAGAGATCGTGTGCTTCCTGAGCACACTGCTGCTCTTCGAGCACTAGCTGATGGTGAAGACGAGGGCGTAGCTTGA